A region of the Arachis hypogaea cultivar Tifrunner chromosome 15, arahy.Tifrunner.gnm2.J5K5, whole genome shotgun sequence genome:
GGGTTTAGGGACCACAAGTCATCATCTTTTATCAATCAACGATGACTTATCACCCGGGCAAAGAAAGggttaaaaagagaaaaacagaGGATGCTGATggtaattaaaagttaaaacccaAAGCTAAAAGGGCTTATATATTGGAAATTTGGAACTAGTAAATCCTAGTTTACTCTTCCCATTTTTCATGAAGTAATTCCCATTGTTGCATCACGATTactcttttcattttttgaaGTACATAATCTGATTAAAGAAATACCAAAAAGTACagaaaaggaaaaaattaagtagATAAACAAaaaagactatatatatatataaaatacttatcatatatttttatatgaatatatgtgttattttatatatctttaatatgtattttatatttcgagatatattttatacgaataattaatttttttgattgtCTATTATATCTTTTAATTCGACAGATCAAGAATTAGTCTGCTGTgaatttgaatgatttaagaaTCTAACAACGGTTGAGCAATGAATTACTGTATATAAAAGCGAGATTCTAACTATTCGACCAATTCAAATTAAGTACGATCGATTAATTTGGTGACCACTTTTAGTGTATATATAGTATAAACATTCTAATATTCACTATTATTCTAACAAAcgtgaatcacaaaaaaaaatattttggtagataatttaaaaatatttttataaaacttgCTTTAAGATATATCATGATCTTGGTTGGCTCTTGGCTGATATCTAACTTGTCTAACTTATTTTAAGCTATTCACTACACAAGTAACAACTAACAAGTGAATAAAATTGTTGTTAGGCGCGTGAAGGAAATGAAGAAGGGAAGTATGTGCCCCTAccctactctctctctctttctcgtcCTTCCTTTAGTGGTCAAAACACTCAGATTTTTAACCCACCAAACCGACactttctcctctttctttctttcttctcgaTTCTCACAAAATAGTGGTATAGCATATGCAAATTATTGTATAAGGCAGGGGGAGATCATTACATTCATGATATAGTACACATCATACATATACTATACTATTTTATACTACTATTAACTCTCTtactaataatatcaatttttcaatttcttaaagatcatattattttatttgttttgtaaAACGAAATAAGCGAGCAAATATCTATTATTCTGTCTTTTTCTATTGGACTCAGTACACTTAACTTTCACTTTcccgttttatttatttatttctggcgaaccaaacacacacacacacacacacatgttGTTTCTCTTTAAAAAGGAGGTGAGGTGGTTGTGAGTTGTGGTGCTGCTGAGAGTACTCAGAGGCTGAGTCATTTTCCTGCAATTCTGTGCCCTTAGCTTCGGTAACTGATTCAAACACTCACAATTCACACATTATTAATCATATGTCTCTGTTTCACTAACCTTGTCTTTCCTTCTCAGCTCAACTACAGCATTTCACTGTTCCTTTTTGTTGTCTTTGATGGACGATCAATGCACAACCACCTTCATTCTTAATAGGTCAGAAACTCAGAAACCAAACCATACAATGCATGTCAATGATTTCTCTGTTgaagttcttttgtttttcaggTCGATGTTGTGTTAATTACAATTCTTTATGAAATGTGATGTCATGTGCCGACAATGTACATGCCTATGTAAATAAAAgagtttaaataatttatttttatttgcacgGGCACATATTTTCCCTTGGCTACAGCTATCGTACTATGACAGAACAATCGATCACGTGTGCTTAAAATTCTTCATATATGATCTAGCTACTTGTTGAGGACCATATTATTCAATGAAATTTGATAAATTAATGATGTAGTGCTTCTCAATGGTGCTCATCCAACTATTAGTATTGAAAGAAGTGAAGTCATTATTCTTGTTAGCTTGGTTTATTCCTATGATGAATTCATTATTCTATATTTGTACTGCAATTCCTATTTCTCTTACTGAAAGATCCATGCAGATTTTTCATCATTTGAAGCATTCTAAGCAGTATGGATCACAAGTCTTGGCTTTGGAGGAAAAAGTCCTCGGAAAAGGCAGCAACTGACAAAGCAAATAACACTTCAAAAGAAAACGAGGAGGTAATTTGTTTGGTTGAGAATAAAAAGGTAATTTGATTATGTCTAAAATCAGTGGTTTTATTCTGATAACAAATATCTTTTTTGATTTTCATACATAACAGTGTTATTCGTTAGGGATCATAAGTTTGTTAAGTGTAATATGTGCTTTGTCATTTGATAAAAAGGATTTTTGTTTCATGCTCTGCCTTTCTGTTGTAGGTACAGGCACTTCTAGCAGAAAAAGAagaattggaaaaagatttgaaaagattgaaTGATAAGCTTGCTTCTACAATTTCCGACAATAAGTTGAGAGATGAGCAGgtgaagaaacaaacaaaaattgcACAAGAAGCAGTGACAGGTAAAATTTGCACAGTTTCTGTATACTGGTTTATCATTTGCCTTCCTGTTAATAATTCAGGATCTCATAAAATGTTGGTGTAGGATGGGAGAAGGCAGAAGCCGAAATGGTGTCTATGAAGCAATATCTTGAAGAATCAATGCAGCAGCAAATAGTTTATGAAGAAAGAGTGAGCCATCTGGATGGTGCTCTCAAGGAATGTATGCAACAGTTGCGTTTTGTTAGAGAAGAACAAGAGCAACGAATTCAAGATGCTGTCATGAAGGTTTCAAAAGAATTTGAACAAGCACGCTTGGTTTTGGAGGAGCAGCTATCAGAGACCACTGAAGAGCTTGCTAGATCAGCCCTTGAAAATGCTCATCTTAATAAATCTATTCTTGCAAAAGAAAATTTGATTGAAGATCTGAAAAGACAATTGACTCAGGCAGAGGCAGATCATAATGGACTGATGATTAAGTTGGAGTTTGCCGAGAAAGACAACACATCTCTAAAGTATGAGGTTCGAGTGCTTGGCAAGGAACTTGAGATCCGAAATGAGGAGATTGAATTTAATCGCAGAACAGCTGATGCTTCTCATAAGCAGCACCTAGAGAGTGCCAGAAAAATTGCCAAGTTAGAATCAGAATGTCAGAGATTGCGTCTTTTGGTTCGAAAAAGGTTACCAGGTCCGGCAGCCTTGGCGAAAATGAAGAATGAAGTTGAAATGTTGGGATGGGAATCACTTGATGTGAAGAAGAAAATGGTAAACTCATCCAATGTAATTGAATCTTCAGTGGACAATCCCCTTGAGGGTACCAATAGAAGAATCACTACCTTAACTGAGCAACTACGTGCTGTGCAAGAAGAAAACAAGACTTTGAAAGAGTCCCTTAATAGGAAAGCCAGTGAACTCCAATTCTCAAGATCAATGCTTGCCCGCACCGCCTCAAAACTATTGCAACTTGAGTCACAGATCGAAGAATTCTCCAAAGGTCAAGTAGCATTGGAGCAGCCTAGAAGTATTCTTGCATCACACGAGTTCTCTTTGGCATCAATGTCTGACGTTAGCAGTGATGATAAGGTTAGCTGTGCTGAGTCTTGGCCTTCTGCATTGGTCTCAGAGTTGGAGATCCTCAGAAGTGCAAAACAGAAGGAACTATTGTCATGCAGAAGTGTTGGAAGCTCAGACATAAACCTTATGGATGACTTCATTGAAATGGAAAAATTAGCAGTTATCTCTGTTGAAAAAGCCTCTGAACCTTCTCATGCTTCTTTAGAAGCAGATAGTGGAATAAAGGATCTCTCAGAGACTGGACCAGATGAAAATATCTCTGAAGTAGTTGGTAAGGAGATCATTCCGGTGTCTGATCATACGGCTGACTTTGCAACATCAAACCATGAAACCTGTTCCGGTGACATTTTCGAGGGCAACATTCCTGGTTGGCTTCATCATGTTGTAAAAATGATCTTGGAGCGAAACTTCGTCACTCATAAGACCCTTGATGATATAACTGAGGACATCAAAGTTGCTTTGGGGTGTCTAAACAATTCAGACCAATGTGAGTTTCATTCAAGCAAAACCCGTGGTCATTTTGAAACAACAGATAAACCTCAAAGTAATTCTCTTGTACCCCAATCTGGTGAAGTAGATGTTGCTGAGATCTCATCAATAAAGAGTAGAAAACAAGAAACTGGGACTGATCTGAGTAAATCCATTAGCAAGATAGTTGAACTTATTGAAGGGATCAGCATGCCTGCTGAGGCTTATGATGATTCAAATCCCCTTTGTAGAAGAGATGGAAGTTCAGACAATAATCTAGAAACGACGACAGACTACATGGTCCGTGTTCTCCAGTGGAAAACATCTGAACTTAATAATGTCTTGCAGCGATTTCTCCATCTGTGTTATGAACTACTGAATGGCAAGGCTGATATTGAAAAATTTGTTGCAGAACTGACCACAACTTTGGATTGGATTATGAATCATTGCTTTTCTCTTCAGGATGTTTCTAGTATTAGGGATGCTGTTAAGAAACAATTTGACTGGGATGAGACACGAAGTGAAAATGAAGCTGAAATTAGGATGACAAGTCATTTTCCAGAAGTAGATAAGTTGCATCTTCCCAAACAACAGTTGTCATGTGTGCCACTGCTAACTAATTCCGATGGCCATGATTATCAGACCAAAGCGATGAAAAATGATCATAAGGAAGAGTTTAAAAGTGTTAATGAGGTCAATTGTGAAGCCGAAAAGGAAGTCTTGGAAAGTAGCCTTCAAACTGCTGCTAGGAGAACAGAACCCATAATGAATCAACTTCAGGAATCAGAGAAAACTATTGCCAGTTTGAGATTGGAGCTACAAAACCTGAAAGAATCCAATAAAGCACTTGAAGgtcaaattcaaaatgaaacatCGATAAGTGCGGATGTTGATTTTCAGTTTACAGAAGCTGAATTAAAAGAGGCTCATCACAAGGTTTTGGCATTAGAAGTGGAACTAGAGAACAAGAACCATCATTGTGAAGAATTAGAGGCCAGATGTATTGAACTTCAGCTCCAGCTTGAAAGGtatcaataatttttaaatactgTTTACTTTCCAATATAATTTTTGAACATTTGGCTTTAAGTTGGTATTTGAAGATTTTCACACTTACTGAAATTCATCTTCACAGCATGACAAAGGAGTGCTCAAAAGATGACATTCTTCAGAAAGATAAACCACTACAAAGTGTAAGCTCTTTTCAATTTATTCTCTTTACTTGTGTCGTAATCAGAATACGTTTTCTCACATGAAAAATTCTGGAAAAATTTTATCAagttaaagtattatttttggaGACACAAACTTAAATCTAAATAGTATTTAGTTGTACATGAGGTTGACTTGTTCTCTATGGTAAAAAGGAGGGAGATCCAAGACTAGAGCATGATGAGCAAGTTACTTCATCCATCACCATTGTGTTTTTACTTGTTTCTAAGCTTCACACTGTGCAGCAACATATACACTATcgattaaaaataaatgaaaagaaggTTCGATTATGAGTTTCATGTTTATATGTTAATGATTACGAAAAACAGACAAAACAGAAGAAAGGCAATTCTGTTTCATGAATAAAGCCTTCCAGTGTAAAATTTAACTCCATCATTATAGTAACTAAATTATGGCATTGCTTTTACCTGTGGATCTATGTTGAAATATGTATTATGTTGTTGAAAGGTGTTGATATTTCCTGCAGGACTGGGAGATAACAGCTGCAACAGAAAAGTTAGCAGAGTGTCAAGAAACCATCCTTAACCTTGGGAAGCAGTTGAAGGCATTAGCTTCACCAAATGATGCATCCTTTTTTGACAATGTCACCGCCGTCGAGCATAACACAACCACAAGCATAATTACTGTCCCCCAAAAGGCATAAAAGTGAAAAGTCGATCTTCTCTACTCGATCAGATGCTGGCTGACAATGACACCAAACTAAAGGTTGACATAGCAAGTGACAGAGGCTCTTGTCCCTCTAGCATGACAGATTTTGTACAGCCCCTAGAAAAGATTTTGGTTCTGAATGGACTTAAAGGTCAGGATGAGAGCTCCAGTGTTAACTCTTTGGCCATTGTTCGTGCTAAGAAATCAGGAGGTCGAAGCTTATGGAAGAAGCTATTAGGGAGGAAGAAGAAAGCCAAAAAGAAGACACATTTTCTGTTTAACACATAAAATGCAATTCTAATGTTTTTTCAGTACTCCTGTAGGAGAGGAAGCAATTATATATCTTTGTTGTATTATTAATAAAGGAAGGAGTTATGTGCTGTCTTTCTGTTTATTTCTTGGCTCTTGGAACGCCTGAAAACTGATAACATTAAATTCATGTTATGGAATACATGCACCACTAGTCAACTAGTGTTATGCTATACATACTTACCGATTGTGCAGCACTAAGAAACATTTAAAAGAGGGTTCCAGGTTTCGTTAGCTTATATCAATGTTGATATGTTTTACTAAGAATATCTAATTGAGGCCATCTTTTCACGGCATTTTGAACATACTACTGCAATGTTATAAACGCTttaccaatatataatagtttctaaacatatttttgtctatttaatCCTGTTGTATTCAATAACTTGTCAATGCAAGAGTATGGTGATTCTTAGATGTAGATCATATAGAAAATTACAGGCATGCAAGTAGGTCAGGTTAACTTTATTCCAATGAAATGAAAACTCAACAAAAAATGTCAAAGCATGTAGAATATCTTGTAAATTTTCCTGTACTATACAATCAAAATCTTCAAAAGGAAGTGTTGGAATTGCTTAAATGGCAAGCAACTGCAGCCAACGCGTGGGAGCAAATCTGTAGGAATATTAATCTCTGTAGAGTATAAACTTCGCGACATCATTGAGTCCCGCTTCGTCGTAACATTGAGCAATCCGCTCCAAATAGTCATCCCAAGTTCCATCTACAGAAGCCAAATCCAACAGGAAAGCAGCTTCATCCAGTACAACCTGCAATCGATTTGAAAATGAACACAATATTAGGATGAACATCATAATTCTGCAGCCATGATATAAAATGAATAAATAGTTGACACTAATATAGAACCTGTGCAGGTGCCTTGCCCTTCTTAATATCTCCTTGCCTTCCCTCCTCTGTGACCTTCTCTTTGACATACTCAATTTGTTCATCTTCCCATTGTGCTATATTAGCAACATCCTAAATAAAACAAACATCACAAAAGAAATAGCAGGAAAGGAAGAAATTAAGTcccaaaataaaggaatatacaGTATACCCGATATTTGCAGCCCAGAGTCCACCACGGCGACTTCAGAGCTCCCCTGGCAGCATCTTTAGCTTCTGCATTACGCCCAACCCTGTgaaaaaaacattaaaagaaatacTCCTTAGAAGATGAAGGGTAAGAGTCAGGTTTCCATCTTGAACAACCTTCAGAAAATAATGGAAAATGTTACTACTTACTACCAACCTCAACAAAACCTCAGCATTGAACACAAATGGCCGAGCAAATCCTGGAAAATGCTCCTTCTTCGTATAAAATTCCCCCGTTACCAAAGCTGAAACCTTCCACACAAAGACGTAACTGACATGTAATCAATTTACTGATAGCTAATGCTTGAGGAACTAATCAAATGCAAGAGAACCTTACATGATCCCCTTCCTCAAAATGTCGCATCACTTTGCGCTCTAAGATATCTGGAAATAGACCAACCTGATAACAAATTATATTCCTGCAATGATGTGTCATGGCACATGGAATTTAACAAAAAAGACATTTTAGAAATTTACCAATACCTTTTTCAACAGATAGACATCTAGGCTAGCAACTTCGGACTCTGCAAAATCACCCTTTCTGTAAAGTTTCTTCCCAGCATCCGCTGAGGCATGAAACAGTTCATCATTTCTGTCCTGACTGTTCTTTGCATCTTCTTCAACCAATATTCTGTGTATAAATTGGTCTACCTATAAATACAGCACATAAAGATTAGGCATAATACCATCTCAATTAAGGCTAGATAAATCAACACAAACATAACAATGTCATTCAAAATTCCACTTACACTCTTAGCTAACAGCCACACTCCATACTTATTGACTTCCACCACCGGCATTTCCATCCTGCAGGTGTTTAAAAATTGCAATATCATtcaaacaataatgaaattaaccaCACACACACGAAAAACACAAACACCGAGCCATACTCGGGTGGAGCCGTGGGCCATCGCAACAGCGCAGTCACAGTACCtataaaaacaagaaaatcacatgAACAGAACACAGAACACAGAAATTGAAGAGATAACAAAGTCCTTAATACAGTGTACGCACACCTGAACTGTTCTTTGAGAGTGGTATAGCAAGGGGGATTAATCCTTTCTTAGCACCGGGAGAGATAATAGATTCACCTATTATACATAGCAATCGGTAAGAAACTTCAGATAGAGCACAATAAGTCACTAACTAGTTCGATTTCAGTACTTGAGATTCTACAGAATGTGTTATGATTTATGAATGATTCATACATTACCTCTTGTTTTCAGGATAGATAAGAGTTGTGAGAGATGCTGAGGAGGGTGAGTTGCAGCTACGTCCTTAACAAAAGACGCGTGCTCTGCGACCACAtgggaagtagaagaagaagaagcagcaacagCGGTGGTGAACCGGAGGGAGGATGGGCGGTTACTGAAAAGGAGTGGCAGGACGCTGCCACGTGGAGGTCCTCCGTACAATACACCGCCACCAATCTTCATTTCTGTTacctttttcttttggttttggttcGTTGCCTCATCTTTTCTTCCCTCCCGTTTTTACCTCCCTTTCATTTTTGGGGCCAAAAAACAACTACCACACAGAACACTAAGTGGTCACCAATAACGTGGGATTGGCCCAAAAGGAAACGAAAACTCCAATTGATAGTTGAAAAACTTTCGGCTTCTGCCCATTTTATCAACATATTCGGCCCAGTAAATCTAGTTTGGGTCTTTTATAATCCATCgaatattttttacatattagGGTTTTGTTACgtttataaaataaaacattaattATGTCGGTGTTCCAAATTCCAATGTCAAAAAATTAACATTTGTGTCTCATTTTTATTATCACAtctcatgttttttttttaaattatgtaaaAACTATATATGAATAGATTTTTCGTTTTGAATTGATAATaggttttattcttattttattattatactttaTAAGTAACAATTTAAAGCTTTTCCCCGCTGTctaacaatttaaatttatttagattTGATCAGAGTGTGTATTAACAAATGATGAAATTATTCTTTTTTTCACCTTAAGTAAAACAGGTGTAAAATGTTATTTCCTTATTTCTATAAGAACAAGAGCTTACTTCTATGAAATGAGAAATTAAAAAGTTGGATATCTAAACAAATACACCAAagatgaaaaataattaaatattattgtttATGTATTGGCTCAGAATTTAGTTAAGTAAGAAATGAATAAAGTCTAATTTACAGATATCGTTTGATTTATCCTTATTCGATTTTATAGAGGTTGGACACGGTGACATGAGTTTAATTCAAtttatctaaataagtaactaTCTCTAAAGATATCTTTTATTAGTTTAGAAGGAAGATTTCAACAATTTCCTTAACAAAAGGAAACGATTATCCACCAATAAAGGTAGAATTACTTTAAAATGTGGTTatctattctactataaatatactaacATCCCTCGGATATATTCATATCTCAAtttactaaaaacctgcctaaaactCATGCTAACTTAAGAATCGGAATCTCTAGCAGGTACCACCTCCTACATCATCACGAGAAACTTGGATGGTAGCATATCGATTACGAAACAAGTCGAACTTCTCACGAGAAACTCAAACGGCAGCACATCGCCTACGAAATAAGTTAGACGCTGTCTCAGAAGGAGTCTGGATCTCACGTCCAGGCTCAAATACAACTCAATTTTAGGTAACTCTCGAAATAATTATGTACACACTAAAAATTAACTTAAATCAGtcatttagtatttttaatatgtattttgtattttaatataaattttatattaataattaattttatagttaatttttagtatacaaGTAAGATGGTCGAAGATTATTATTGTAAAATGTTATTTTGAACAACCATACACTCTTAAAATCTAAGAGTACTGCTACACGtacaagtctttttggcataCAAGTTAACCCTAACTTAACAAAATCCACTTACATAACGCACGCGTGAAATCACGTTGTTCCTCTTTGTATctcgcgttcctcctcctcctcctcctcctcctcctcctttgcgtttctcctcctttttcttcgcgtgtttcatcttcattgtcttttttttattactgttgttgttactatatttttttccttcatcctctttctattgattttgtaacattatgtattttttttttcttttttatttgatttttccttccaagaagaattatgagaatatgaaataagaaaataaagaagaagaagtagcagaagataaggaggagaaagaagaagagttttgatatgtagaacttatcagcacacatacaccgaaaattcttaaacaatacactcaaatatcttcgtgttacacccaaatttgttgcaaatacagaaaaatatttcctctaatagTGTATTTTTTAcctcttattttttttccttctttctttctttttttagttgaataaatgtaagtttatcatcttccaagtaattctatagtattatgtgttttttcttcttctttgtttgatttttttgtttttattcttattaagagagtaaaacaagaagaaacttgagaaggtaaaacaaaaagaaaaagatgaataagaaaaaaagaagaagaagaagatggtgatgatgatgaaaaaaagaagaagaagcagtagaagatgaggaggaggaagagaaagagttttgaattatgcagaacttatcagcacacatacaccgaaaattcttaaataatacactcaaatatcttcgtgttacacccaaatatctttgtgttacacccaaatttgctgcaaatacagaaaaatgtttcctctaatactgcattttttcttctttcttttagttgaatgaatgtaagttcatcctcttccaagtaattttgtaccattatgtgtttcttcttttactttgtttgatttcttttgtttttattcttgttaaaaaaataaaacaagaataaatttgagaagataaaacaaaaaaaatgaataagaaaaaaaagaagatgatgatgatgatgatgatgaaaaagaagaagaagaagaagtagaagatgaagaggaggacgttgaagagttttgaattatgcagaacttatcagcacacatatacCGAAAATTCTTtaacaatacactcaaatatcttcgtgttacacccaaatatcttcgtgttacacccaaatttagcgtaaatacagaaaaatgtttcctctaatgcaaaatttttacattatattcaattcaaaccatcaacaatgAACAATAATATTCACAAATAAAAACATTATTCACCTATAGAATCATAAACTATTAACGAAAATATTAACTAGGATCGAACCACATCTCAGCCAcctgattggattcaaaacaataatcaatttcattctagttcaattgacaatctgaacttgaattatttattatcttcaacaacgagataactgatgatgaaggaaaaagaaaaaaaaaagaggagaagaaattccaataaaaaaagaaggaggaagaggaggagaaaaatgtGGTGGTGGTATTAGTGACGatgataataaaagagaaaaagaagtaaaagaagaaaaagaagaagaacgtgcattAACGGTACGAAAAAGAATGTGGTGTAAATATAAATGATTTATATAGACTTGTATTAAAAAATGATTTGtatgtaaaaaataattgaaaatctAATTAATTTGAAACGATA
Encoded here:
- the LOC112748554 gene encoding filament-like plant protein 7 isoform X2, coding for MDHKSWLWRKKSSEKAATDKANNTSKENEEVQALLAEKEELEKDLKRLNDKLASTISDNKLRDEQVKKQTKIAQEAVTGWEKAEAEMVSMKQYLEESMQQQIVYEERVSHLDGALKECMQQLRFVREEQEQRIQDAVMKVSKEFEQARLVLEEQLSETTEELARSALENAHLNKSILAKENLIEDLKRQLTQAEADHNGLMIKLEFAEKDNTSLKYEVRVLGKELEIRNEEIEFNRRTADASHKQHLESARKIAKLESECQRLRLLVRKRLPGPAALAKMKNEVEMLGWESLDVKKKMVNSSNVIESSVDNPLEGTNRRITTLTEQLRAVQEENKTLKESLNRKASELQFSRSMLARTASKLLQLESQIEEFSKGQVALEQPRSILASHEFSLASMSDVSSDDKVSCAESWPSALVSELEILRSAKQKELLSCRSVGSSDINLMDDFIEMEKLAVISVEKASEPSHASLEADSGIKDLSETGPDENISEVVGKEIIPVSDHTADFATSNHETCSGDIFEGNIPGWLHHVVKMILERNFVTHKTLDDITEDIKVALGCLNNSDQCEFHSSKTRGHFETTDKPQSNSLVPQSGEVDVAEISSIKSRKQETGTDLSKSISKIVELIEGISMPAEAYDDSNPLCRRDGSSDNNLETTTDYMVRVLQWKTSELNNVLQRFLHLCYELLNGKADIEKFVAELTTTLDWIMNHCFSLQDVSSIRDAVKKQFDWDETRSENEAEIRMTSHFPEVDKLHLPKQQLSCVPLLTNSDGHDYQTKAMKNDHKEEFKSVNEVNCEAEKEVLESSLQTAARRTEPIMNQLQESEKTIASLRLELQNLKESNKALEGQIQNETSISADVDFQFTEAELKEAHHKVLALEVELENKNHHCEELEARCIELQLQLESMTKECSKDDILQKDKPLQSDWEITAATEKLAECQETILNLGKQLKALASPNDASFFDNVTAVEHNTTTSIITVPQKA
- the LOC112748554 gene encoding filament-like plant protein 7 isoform X1 translates to MDHKSWLWRKKSSEKAATDKANNTSKENEEVICLVENKKVQALLAEKEELEKDLKRLNDKLASTISDNKLRDEQVKKQTKIAQEAVTGWEKAEAEMVSMKQYLEESMQQQIVYEERVSHLDGALKECMQQLRFVREEQEQRIQDAVMKVSKEFEQARLVLEEQLSETTEELARSALENAHLNKSILAKENLIEDLKRQLTQAEADHNGLMIKLEFAEKDNTSLKYEVRVLGKELEIRNEEIEFNRRTADASHKQHLESARKIAKLESECQRLRLLVRKRLPGPAALAKMKNEVEMLGWESLDVKKKMVNSSNVIESSVDNPLEGTNRRITTLTEQLRAVQEENKTLKESLNRKASELQFSRSMLARTASKLLQLESQIEEFSKGQVALEQPRSILASHEFSLASMSDVSSDDKVSCAESWPSALVSELEILRSAKQKELLSCRSVGSSDINLMDDFIEMEKLAVISVEKASEPSHASLEADSGIKDLSETGPDENISEVVGKEIIPVSDHTADFATSNHETCSGDIFEGNIPGWLHHVVKMILERNFVTHKTLDDITEDIKVALGCLNNSDQCEFHSSKTRGHFETTDKPQSNSLVPQSGEVDVAEISSIKSRKQETGTDLSKSISKIVELIEGISMPAEAYDDSNPLCRRDGSSDNNLETTTDYMVRVLQWKTSELNNVLQRFLHLCYELLNGKADIEKFVAELTTTLDWIMNHCFSLQDVSSIRDAVKKQFDWDETRSENEAEIRMTSHFPEVDKLHLPKQQLSCVPLLTNSDGHDYQTKAMKNDHKEEFKSVNEVNCEAEKEVLESSLQTAARRTEPIMNQLQESEKTIASLRLELQNLKESNKALEGQIQNETSISADVDFQFTEAELKEAHHKVLALEVELENKNHHCEELEARCIELQLQLESMTKECSKDDILQKDKPLQSDWEITAATEKLAECQETILNLGKQLKALASPNDASFFDNVTAVEHNTTTSIITVPQKA
- the LOC112748555 gene encoding protein IN CHLOROPLAST ATPASE BIOGENESIS, chloroplastic isoform X2, whose translation is MKIGGGVLYGGPPRGSVLPLLFSNRPSSLRFTTAVAASSSSTSHVVAEHASFVKDVAATHPPQHLSQLLSILKTRGESIISPGAKKGLIPLAIPLSKNSSGTVTALLRWPTAPPEMEMPVVEVNKYGVWLLAKSVNQFIHRILVEEDAKNSQDRNDELFHASADAGKKLYRKGDFAESEVASLDVYLLKKVGLFPDILERKVMRHFEEGDHVSALVTGEFYTKKEHFPGFARPFVFNAEVLLRVGRNAEAKDAARGALKSPWWTLGCKYRDVANIAQWEDEQIEYVKEKVTEEGRQGDIKKGKAPAQVVLDEAAFLLDLASVDGTWDDYLERIAQCYDEAGLNDVAKFILYRD
- the LOC112748555 gene encoding protein IN CHLOROPLAST ATPASE BIOGENESIS, chloroplastic isoform X1 produces the protein MKIGGGVLYGGPPRGSVLPLLFSNRPSSLRFTTAVAASSSSTSHVVAEHASFVKDVAATHPPQHLSQLLSILKTRGESIISPGAKKGLIPLAIPLSKNSSGTVTALLRWPTAPPEMEMPVVEVNKYGVWLLAKSVDQFIHRILVEEDAKNSQDRNDELFHASADAGKKLYRKGDFAESEVASLDVYLLKKVGLFPDILERKVMRHFEEGDHVSALVTGEFYTKKEHFPGFARPFVFNAEVLLRVGRNAEAKDAARGALKSPWWTLGCKYRDVANIAQWEDEQIEYVKEKVTEEGRQGDIKKGKAPAQVVLDEAAFLLDLASVDGTWDDYLERIAQCYDEAGLNDVAKFILYRD